From one Deltaproteobacteria bacterium genomic stretch:
- the infA gene encoding translation initiation factor IF-1, with protein sequence MAKDEGNNAEEEQSGSSEDAIEVEGHVIEQLRNATFRVDLGNGHMALAHTSGKMRKFRIRIMPGDRVVVALSPYDLTRGRIVYRHK encoded by the coding sequence ATGGCCAAAGACGAAGGCAACAATGCTGAAGAAGAGCAGTCAGGATCCAGTGAAGACGCAATTGAAGTTGAAGGGCATGTTATAGAGCAGCTTCGGAACGCAACATTTCGCGTTGATCTTGGCAACGGCCACATGGCTTTGGCTCATACTTCAGGAAAGATGCGAAAGTTTCGCATCCGTATTATGCCTGGTGACCGCGTCGTGGTTGCATTGTCTCCTTACGATCTGACCCGTGGTCGAATCGTATACCGTCACAAATAG